In one Aulosira sp. FACHB-615 genomic region, the following are encoded:
- a CDS encoding N-acetylglucosamine kinase — MTYVIGIDGGGSKTVCILMDDKHQVLGRGAAGASNYQSIGVTAAIQSIHSAIQTAANEALKFTSTIQISAICLGLAGVGRSDDIAVVKSMVQELQNSQFLPITWDLQPDNIVICHDALIALVGGVGHDVGIVVAAGTGSIVFGRNHQGETKRVGGWGYILGDEGSAYKIAVAGMQAALKSYDGREISTSLIKDFQKHLGLQNIAELIEVIYRRGWGVKEIASLAPIVDLAATSGDELANNIIDDAVKELVKATSTVIESIFSPDSVVEIVTTGSVWQGKSQIHERFTTAVVNQFPQVKVMFPRYKPVYGAGLLALQSLVR; from the coding sequence ATGACTTATGTTATAGGAATAGATGGTGGTGGTAGCAAAACCGTCTGTATTTTGATGGATGATAAACATCAAGTGCTAGGTCGCGGTGCAGCAGGCGCATCTAATTATCAAAGCATCGGTGTTACAGCAGCAATCCAATCAATTCATTCTGCTATTCAAACAGCAGCAAATGAAGCATTAAAGTTCACAAGTACAATTCAAATATCAGCCATCTGTTTAGGTTTAGCTGGTGTTGGACGTTCTGATGATATTGCAGTAGTTAAAAGTATGGTGCAGGAATTACAAAACAGTCAATTCCTACCCATTACTTGGGATTTACAACCAGATAATATTGTAATTTGTCATGATGCGTTAATTGCTTTAGTTGGCGGAGTCGGTCATGATGTGGGAATTGTGGTAGCTGCGGGTACTGGTTCCATAGTTTTTGGTCGAAATCACCAAGGAGAAACGAAACGTGTGGGCGGTTGGGGATATATTTTAGGTGATGAAGGTAGCGCCTATAAAATTGCTGTTGCTGGTATGCAAGCAGCATTAAAATCTTATGATGGGCGGGAAATATCAACAAGTTTAATCAAAGATTTTCAAAAGCATCTTGGCTTGCAGAATATAGCAGAATTAATCGAAGTCATATATCGGCGCGGATGGGGAGTTAAAGAAATCGCATCTTTAGCACCAATTGTAGATTTAGCAGCAACTTCGGGCGATGAATTAGCGAATAATATAATTGATGATGCTGTTAAAGAATTAGTGAAAGCTACATCTACAGTTATTGAGTCAATTTTTAGTCCTGATTCAGTTGTGGAAATTGTGACAACAGGTAGTGTATGGCAAGGCAAATCTCAAATACATGAAAGATTTACCACAGCCGTAGTTAATCAGTTTCCCCAGGTAAAAGTAATGTTTCCAAGGTATAAACCTGTTTATGGTGCTGGGTTATTGGCTTTGCAGAGTTTGGTAAGATAA